The Dunckerocampus dactyliophorus isolate RoL2022-P2 chromosome 16, RoL_Ddac_1.1, whole genome shotgun sequence genome includes a window with the following:
- the LOC129168921 gene encoding syncytin-A-like: MKRNCIVCLKPKLSLFLVQPIVDAACAWNMSTNGEKTGSCTNLSRKYPLRSHRDIPPTFVIPDKNASFTCFSRSNCSTSPCKEIGNVTVLCNTTVPKDSQDDPTHHIRTRLWWYCGGAALYGKLTSKWIGVCAMVTVVQESTTIILENNTDMITNVTENTRRKRRSTLADLKTSLTDGGVYFDAIGMPRGIPYDAMLIDEGKAAASHLPLISAVLPIMTYKNTGFIYYLNYKIVLLYNFTELMHSQVAEQLHATSVMALQNHLALDLLLAEKGGLCKFIQDTGECCTVIPMHTAENGSITQLLSWFRTYRENMYRQEGVTPNPVLQWFQDTFGNWKNPFIALIMSLAVGCVLLLFLSCCCKLVISRLFAIMDTRINVVLEAFEARYHLVDQDSEGEEDNMV; encoded by the coding sequence ATGAAAAGGAACTGTATAGTGTGCCTGAAACCCAAGCTGTCGCTCTTTTTAGTACAACCCATTGTGGACGCGGCATGTGCATGGAACATGTCCACTAACGGGGAGAAGACTGGCAGCTGCACAAATCTCTCCAGGAAGTATCCGCTTCGGTCCCACCGAGATATTCCCCCCACCTTTGTCATCCCAGACAAGAATGCTAGTTTCACATGCTTCTCCCGCTCGAACTGTTCCACATCCCCTTGCAAGGAAATAGGTAATGTGACTGTCCTATGCAACACCACAGTGCCCAAAGACAGCCAAGACGATCCGACTCACCACATCCGCACCAGGCTCTGGTGGTATTGTGGAGGTGCGGCACTATATGGCAAACTAACAAGCAAATGGATCGGAGTTTGTGCTATGGTCACGGTGGTACAAGAGTCAACCACTATAATATTAGAAAACAACACTGACATGATCACCAACGTGACTGAGAACACCCGCAGAAAGAGAAGGAGCACGTTGGCTGATCTGAAAACATCTCTTACGGACGGGGGAGTGTACTTTGATGCCATAGGAATGCCACGAGGCATTCCATATGATGCCATGCTCATAGATGAGGGAAAAGCAGCTGCGTCCCACCTTCCCCTCATTTCTGCTGTACTCCCCATCATGACTTATAAGAATACAGGGTTCATATATTATCTAAATTATAAGATTGTGTTGTTGTATAATTTCACAGAACTAATGCATTCTCAAGTCGCGGAACAATTGCACGCCACCTCCGTTATGGCCCTTCAAAACCATTTGGCTCTGGACCTCCTATTGGCTGAAAAGGGAGGTCTATGCAAATTTATCCAGGATACAGGAGAATGCTGTACGGTCATTCCAATGCATACCGCAGAAAACGGCAGCATAACTCAGCTCCTGTCCTGGTTCCGAACCTATAGGGAAAACATGTATAGACAGGAGGGTGTGACCCCTAATCCAGTATTGCAGTGGTTCCAAGACACATTTGGCAATTGGAAAAACCCCTTCATTGCGCTCATCATGTCCCTGGCTGTTGGTTGtgtattgttgctgtttttgtcttGTTGCTGTAAGTTGGTGATATCGCGTCTGTTTGCTATCATGGACACACGCATAAATGTGGTACTGGAGGCTTTCGAGGCGCGCTATCATCTGGTGGACCAGGACAGTGAAGGCGAAGAGGACAATATGGTGTAA